In one window of Corynebacterium mycetoides DNA:
- the cysS gene encoding cysteine--tRNA ligase: MTSGNQRIFDTATRSLRDFEPVRQGHVSIYLCGATPQSSPHIGHLRSGVAFDIVRRWFMAKGFDVAFVRNVTDIDDKILTKAAENGRPWWEWVSTYEREFTRAYNTLGVLPPSVEPRATGHVTQMVDYMRRLIENGFAYEAQGSVYFDVDAWVRAAGSDYGAISGNRVDEMEQGEPDTYGKRGAHDFALWKAAKPGEPSWPTPWGDGRPGWHLECSAMATWYLGAEFDIHGGGLDLQFPHHENEAAQSHAAGDGFARYWMHNHWVTMAGEKMSKSLGNVLSIDNMLADVRPVELRYYLGSAHYRSVLEYSPEALSEAAAGYRRIEDFVARAGTPEKSTWTPGFEQALDDDFSVPRALAEIHNAVREGNKALAAGDNALAAEIAGRVRAMADVLGVDPGHWSELAGGAQDSEKTEAAMRALDVLVGAELERRTSARAAKDWAAADEVRDRLAAAGIDVTDTADGPQWALKN, from the coding sequence GTGACTTCCGGGAACCAACGCATCTTTGACACGGCCACGCGCTCTCTGCGGGATTTCGAGCCGGTCCGCCAGGGCCACGTCTCGATCTACCTGTGCGGTGCCACGCCGCAGTCGTCGCCGCACATCGGCCACCTGCGCTCCGGGGTCGCGTTCGACATCGTGCGCCGCTGGTTCATGGCGAAGGGCTTCGACGTGGCGTTCGTGCGCAACGTCACCGACATCGACGACAAGATCCTCACCAAGGCCGCCGAGAACGGCCGCCCCTGGTGGGAGTGGGTGTCCACCTACGAGCGCGAGTTCACCCGCGCCTACAACACGCTCGGTGTGCTGCCGCCCTCGGTGGAGCCGCGGGCGACCGGACATGTCACCCAGATGGTGGACTACATGCGGCGGCTCATCGAAAACGGCTTCGCCTACGAGGCGCAGGGCTCCGTCTACTTCGATGTGGACGCCTGGGTGCGCGCCGCGGGCAGCGACTACGGGGCCATCTCCGGCAACCGCGTCGACGAGATGGAGCAGGGGGAGCCCGACACCTACGGCAAGCGCGGCGCGCACGACTTCGCGCTGTGGAAGGCCGCCAAACCCGGCGAACCGAGCTGGCCGACGCCGTGGGGCGACGGCCGGCCGGGCTGGCACCTCGAGTGCTCCGCGATGGCCACCTGGTACCTGGGCGCAGAGTTCGACATCCACGGCGGCGGCCTGGACCTGCAGTTCCCCCACCACGAGAACGAGGCGGCGCAGTCGCACGCGGCGGGCGACGGCTTCGCCCGCTACTGGATGCACAACCACTGGGTGACCATGGCGGGCGAGAAGATGTCCAAGTCCCTGGGCAACGTGCTCTCCATCGACAACATGCTCGCCGACGTACGGCCGGTGGAGCTGCGCTACTACCTGGGCTCCGCCCACTACCGCAGCGTGCTCGAGTACTCGCCGGAGGCCCTGTCCGAGGCCGCCGCCGGTTACCGGCGCATCGAGGACTTCGTCGCCCGCGCCGGCACCCCAGAGAAGTCGACCTGGACTCCCGGCTTCGAGCAGGCGCTTGACGACGACTTCTCGGTGCCCCGTGCCCTGGCGGAAATCCACAACGCGGTCCGCGAAGGCAACAAAGCCCTAGCCGCCGGCGACAACGCCCTAGCCGCTGAGATCGCCGGGCGCGTCCGCGCCATGGCCGACGTGCTGGGGGTGGATCCCGGGCACTGGTCCGAGCTCGCCGGCGGCGCTCAGGACAGCGAGAAAACAGAGGCTGCGATGCGCGCGCTCGACGTCCTCGTCGGGGCGGAGCTGGAGCGCCGCACCTCGGCCCGCGCGGCTAAAGACTGGGCGGCGGCCGACGAGGTGCGCGACCGTCTCGCGGCCGCAGGAATAGACGTGACCGACACCGCCGACGGCCCGCAGTGGGCCCTCAAGAACTAA
- the ispF gene encoding 2-C-methyl-D-erythritol 2,4-cyclodiphosphate synthase yields MSNLRVGTAFDAHQIQEGKPCWIAGIEHDGVDGCEGHSDGDVVAHAIVDAVLSAAGLGDLGSFVGVSKPEYDGVRGTQLLRELRELLRSRGITVVNASAQLIAQTPKMGPVRERAQRVLGEALGAPVSVSATTTDHMGFTGSGEGRAAIATALVALSEGEGRANG; encoded by the coding sequence GTGAGCAACCTGCGCGTGGGGACGGCCTTCGACGCCCACCAGATCCAGGAGGGCAAGCCCTGCTGGATAGCGGGCATCGAGCACGACGGCGTGGACGGGTGCGAGGGCCACTCGGACGGCGACGTCGTCGCCCACGCGATCGTCGACGCGGTGCTCTCGGCCGCTGGTTTGGGCGACCTCGGCTCGTTCGTGGGCGTGAGCAAGCCCGAATACGACGGAGTGCGCGGCACCCAGCTGCTGCGCGAGCTGCGCGAGCTGCTGCGCTCCCGCGGCATCACCGTGGTTAACGCCTCGGCCCAGCTCATCGCCCAGACGCCGAAAATGGGGCCGGTGCGCGAGCGCGCGCAGCGGGTGCTCGGCGAGGCGCTCGGCGCCCCGGTGAGTGTCAGCGCCACCACCACCGACCACATGGGGTTCACCGGTTCGGGCGAGGGCCGCGCAGCCATCGCCACCGCGCTGGTCGCACTGTCGGAGGGTGAGGGTCGGGCTAACGGCTAG
- the ispD gene encoding 2-C-methyl-D-erythritol 4-phosphate cytidylyltransferase — translation MPTRRVIALVAAAGQGTRLGAEVPKAFVPLRGRTLLERSVAAIGACELVDATVVVVSREMEPAARRALTDHDVRFVHGGAERADSIWQGLKAIADEDAVVLIHDAARALTPPDMFARVVRSVAGGERAVVPVVPVADTIKTVVGTEVTGTPERASLRAVQTPQGFDLRALRSANEAYYACSNPGFTATDDASLMEWHGERVTTVEGDPLAFKITTPMDLRLAASIVADAEAGANGADGKDFE, via the coding sequence ATGCCCACCCGTCGCGTCATCGCCCTTGTCGCGGCCGCCGGCCAGGGCACCCGGCTCGGCGCGGAGGTGCCCAAGGCCTTCGTGCCCCTGCGCGGGCGCACCCTCCTCGAGCGCTCCGTGGCCGCGATCGGAGCATGCGAGCTTGTCGACGCCACCGTGGTCGTTGTCTCGCGCGAGATGGAGCCCGCGGCGCGCCGGGCGCTGACCGACCACGACGTGCGCTTCGTCCATGGGGGGGCCGAGCGCGCCGATTCCATCTGGCAGGGCTTGAAAGCCATCGCCGACGAGGACGCCGTGGTGCTCATCCACGACGCCGCCCGCGCGCTCACCCCGCCCGACATGTTCGCGCGCGTCGTACGCTCCGTCGCCGGGGGCGAGCGAGCGGTGGTGCCGGTGGTGCCGGTGGCGGACACGATCAAGACCGTCGTCGGCACCGAGGTGACCGGCACGCCGGAGCGCGCGAGCCTGCGGGCGGTGCAGACTCCGCAGGGCTTCGACCTGCGCGCCCTTCGCAGCGCCAACGAGGCGTACTACGCCTGCTCCAACCCCGGTTTCACCGCCACGGACGATGCCAGCCTCATGGAGTGGCACGGCGAGCGCGTCACCACCGTCGAGGGGGACCCGCTGGCGTTCAAGATCACCACCCCAATGGACCTGCGTCTCGCTGCCTCGATCGTCGCGGATGCGGAGGCAGGGGCAAATGGCGCAGACGGAAAGGACTTCGAGTGA
- a CDS encoding CarD family transcriptional regulator → MEFTVGEVVVYPHHGAARIADIEQREMGGETLDFLVLKILQSDLEVRVPVKNTELVGVRDVVNEEGLQKVFSVLRETDVEEAGNWSRRYKANQERLASGDINKVAEVVRDLWRRDQGKGLSAGEKRMLGKARQILVGELALAKPVDEAKADEMEAGIKEIIERQVAAGISADPRDAFDDDVDLDDLSFDDELGSDEDDEN, encoded by the coding sequence ATGGAATTCACTGTCGGAGAAGTTGTCGTCTATCCGCACCACGGAGCGGCCCGCATCGCCGACATCGAACAGCGCGAGATGGGCGGGGAGACCCTCGACTTCCTCGTGCTGAAGATTCTCCAGTCGGATCTCGAGGTGCGCGTGCCCGTGAAGAACACGGAGCTGGTCGGCGTGCGCGACGTGGTCAACGAGGAGGGCCTGCAGAAGGTCTTTTCCGTGCTGCGCGAGACGGATGTCGAGGAAGCCGGGAACTGGTCGCGCCGCTACAAGGCCAACCAGGAACGCCTCGCTTCGGGCGACATCAACAAGGTGGCCGAGGTCGTGCGCGACCTGTGGCGCCGCGACCAGGGTAAGGGGCTCTCCGCCGGCGAGAAGCGCATGCTGGGCAAGGCCCGCCAGATTCTGGTGGGCGAGCTCGCGCTGGCCAAGCCGGTGGACGAGGCCAAGGCCGACGAGATGGAGGCGGGTATCAAGGAAATCATCGAGCGCCAGGTCGCGGCCGGGATCTCCGCCGACCCGCGCGACGCCTTCGACGACGATGTCGACTTGGACGACCTGAGCTTCGACGACGAGCTCGGCTCGGACGAGGACGACGAGAACTAG
- the radA gene encoding DNA repair protein RadA yields the protein MAKKPRVIHTCSECGYSSPKWLGRCPECGQWGTLQEETPLTAASGAAGGAPLRVQALAPASPARPITSVDAAATKTVPSGIGELDRVLGSGVVPGSVVLMAGEPGVGKSTLLLEVASRWARLGGRTALYVTAEESAGQVRARAERTGALHDTLYLAAESNLDVVFGHVGQLKPSLLIVDSVQTMHAPGVEGVAGGVAQSRAVTAALTTLAKTTNLPILLVGHVTKDGNVAGPRVLEHLVDVVLNFEGDRQSSLRMLRGIKNRFGATDEVGCFEQTAEGIREVADPSGLFLSHRGNTPDGSAVTVAMDGVRPILAEVQALTVDPVNKSPRRVVTGLDFNRVPMVLAVLQARCNQRTNDKDAYVATVGGVKITETATDLAVALATWSSLHESPLPEKTVVVGEVGLAGELRRVPNLGRRLQEAARLGYEYAIAPAGEKLSVPGMRVAQVSTLGEAIALVEGR from the coding sequence ATGGCTAAGAAACCTCGCGTGATCCACACCTGCTCCGAGTGCGGGTACTCCTCCCCGAAGTGGCTCGGGCGCTGCCCGGAGTGCGGCCAGTGGGGCACGCTGCAGGAGGAGACGCCGCTGACCGCCGCGTCCGGAGCGGCCGGCGGTGCGCCGCTGCGCGTGCAGGCGCTCGCGCCGGCGTCCCCGGCCCGGCCGATCACCTCCGTCGACGCCGCGGCGACGAAGACGGTGCCCTCGGGTATCGGCGAGCTCGACCGCGTGCTGGGCTCCGGCGTGGTGCCGGGGTCCGTGGTGCTCATGGCGGGCGAGCCCGGGGTGGGCAAGTCCACCCTGCTGCTGGAGGTCGCCTCGCGCTGGGCGCGGTTGGGTGGCCGCACCGCCCTCTACGTCACCGCCGAGGAGTCCGCGGGCCAGGTCCGCGCTCGGGCGGAACGCACCGGGGCCCTGCACGACACGCTGTATCTCGCCGCGGAGTCGAACCTGGACGTCGTGTTCGGGCACGTCGGACAGCTGAAACCCTCGCTGCTCATCGTGGACTCGGTGCAGACCATGCATGCCCCCGGGGTGGAGGGGGTGGCGGGCGGTGTCGCCCAGTCGCGCGCCGTGACCGCCGCGCTGACCACGCTGGCCAAGACAACCAACCTACCCATCCTGCTCGTCGGGCATGTGACCAAGGACGGAAACGTCGCGGGCCCACGCGTGCTCGAGCACCTGGTGGATGTGGTGCTCAACTTCGAGGGCGACAGGCAATCCAGCCTGCGCATGCTGCGCGGTATCAAGAACCGCTTCGGGGCGACGGACGAGGTCGGCTGCTTCGAGCAAACCGCAGAGGGAATCCGTGAGGTGGCGGACCCGTCGGGGCTGTTCCTGTCGCACCGCGGCAACACACCCGACGGCTCGGCGGTGACGGTGGCCATGGACGGGGTGCGCCCCATCCTGGCGGAGGTGCAGGCGCTGACGGTGGACCCGGTGAACAAGAGCCCCCGGCGCGTGGTCACCGGCCTGGACTTCAACCGGGTGCCCATGGTGCTGGCGGTGCTGCAGGCGCGCTGCAACCAGCGAACGAACGACAAGGACGCCTACGTAGCCACCGTCGGCGGTGTCAAGATCACGGAGACAGCGACCGACCTGGCTGTCGCGCTGGCCACGTGGTCGAGCCTGCACGAATCGCCGCTGCCGGAGAAAACCGTCGTCGTGGGTGAGGTGGGCCTCGCGGGCGAGCTGCGCCGCGTGCCCAATCTCGGCCGCCGCCTGCAGGAAGCTGCCCGGCTGGGGTACGAGTACGCCATTGCCCCGGCCGGGGAAAAGCTTTCTGTGCCCGGGATGCGGGTGGCCCAGGTGTCCACGCTCGGCGAAGCCATCGCACTTGTCGAAGGGCGATAG
- the disA gene encoding DNA integrity scanning diadenylate cyclase DisA, whose amino-acid sequence MPTMTDPSADPKQLRRTLERLAPGTALRDGLERIQRGHTGGLIVLGDTPEVIQICDGGIEFDVPFQATLLRELSKMDGAVVLSSDGSRIVRANVQLVPSPSYPTGETGTRHRAAERTALQTGVPTVSVSASMNTLTLYAHGQRHLLDEPAVLSARANQALSTVERYRARLDLAGQRLFVAEMNDYATVADVLNVLQRQIMLERAANDMDEGIVELGVDSRQLRLQLTELRGSITEDIEMLVRDYITSPTVPSDEQVADALAALGRLPDSELLNSASLARPLGLPASEENLMQDVSPRGYRALSRVPRVQKFLMDQIVSEFGSLAELLAASPERLAGAERVSPLWARHIYEGLRHLA is encoded by the coding sequence TTGCCCACCATGACCGACCCCTCCGCTGACCCGAAGCAGCTGCGCCGCACACTCGAACGCCTGGCTCCCGGCACGGCCCTGCGAGACGGGTTGGAGCGCATCCAGCGCGGCCACACCGGCGGCCTCATCGTGCTGGGTGACACCCCCGAGGTGATCCAGATCTGCGACGGCGGCATCGAGTTCGACGTCCCCTTCCAGGCGACCCTTTTGCGTGAGCTGAGCAAGATGGACGGCGCCGTCGTACTCTCCAGTGACGGGTCCCGGATCGTGCGCGCGAACGTCCAGCTCGTGCCGTCGCCGTCCTACCCCACCGGCGAGACGGGTACACGCCACCGCGCCGCGGAACGCACCGCCCTGCAAACCGGGGTACCCACCGTCTCGGTCTCGGCGTCGATGAACACCCTGACCCTCTACGCCCACGGGCAGCGCCACCTGCTGGACGAGCCCGCGGTGCTCTCGGCGCGCGCCAACCAGGCCCTGTCCACGGTGGAGCGCTACCGCGCCCGGCTCGATCTGGCGGGCCAGCGCCTCTTCGTCGCGGAGATGAATGACTACGCCACCGTCGCCGACGTCCTCAACGTGCTGCAGCGCCAGATCATGCTGGAACGCGCGGCCAACGACATGGATGAAGGAATCGTGGAGCTGGGTGTCGATTCGCGCCAGCTCAGGCTGCAGCTCACCGAGCTGCGCGGAAGCATCACCGAGGACATCGAGATGCTCGTGCGCGACTACATCACGTCCCCCACCGTCCCCTCGGACGAGCAGGTGGCGGACGCGTTGGCCGCCCTGGGCAGGCTGCCCGACTCCGAGCTGCTCAATTCCGCCTCCCTGGCGCGCCCGCTCGGTCTGCCCGCCTCGGAGGAGAACCTGATGCAGGACGTCTCCCCGCGCGGCTACCGCGCCTTGTCACGGGTGCCCCGGGTGCAGAAGTTTCTCATGGACCAGATCGTCTCCGAGTTCGGCTCGCTCGCGGAGCTCCTCGCAGCGAGCCCCGAGCGCCTGGCGGGCGCCGAACGGGTCTCCCCGCTGTGGGCGCGCCACATTTACGAGGGGCTGCGCCACCTCGCCTAG
- a CDS encoding carbonic anhydrase, with amino-acid sequence MTDTTTPAQVWETLLSGNDRFATDNVLHPNSTVERRLELRDGQAPVAAVLACSDSRVPVELLFDAGLGDMFVIRTAGGCVDAAVSGSVDFAVSSLGVKLVIVLSHEACGAIGAAYTAVEQAEVPLGLQRVFVEKIAPSVIWAKGHGKGERDDVEREHARITAQHLIDRIPALQDGAADGTIGVVAARYSLADGRVETVSEHFAR; translated from the coding sequence ATGACTGACACCACCACTCCCGCCCAGGTGTGGGAGACGCTGCTAAGTGGCAACGACCGCTTCGCCACCGACAACGTCCTGCACCCCAACAGCACCGTCGAGCGCCGCCTCGAGCTTCGCGACGGCCAGGCACCCGTCGCAGCGGTGCTCGCCTGCTCCGACTCGCGGGTGCCCGTCGAATTGCTTTTCGACGCCGGCCTCGGCGACATGTTCGTCATCCGCACCGCCGGCGGCTGTGTGGACGCGGCGGTCTCCGGCTCCGTCGACTTCGCCGTGTCCAGCCTCGGCGTGAAGCTGGTCATCGTGCTCTCCCACGAGGCGTGCGGCGCCATCGGCGCGGCCTACACGGCGGTGGAGCAGGCCGAGGTCCCGCTCGGGCTGCAGCGCGTGTTCGTGGAAAAGATCGCCCCCTCCGTCATTTGGGCGAAGGGCCACGGCAAGGGCGAGCGTGACGATGTCGAGCGCGAGCACGCCCGCATCACCGCGCAGCACCTGATCGACCGTATTCCCGCACTCCAGGACGGGGCGGCCGACGGCACCATCGGCGTGGTTGCCGCCAGGTACAGCCTTGCCGACGGCCGCGTCGAGACCGTCAGCGAGCATTTCGCACGCTAA
- a CDS encoding HhH-GPD family protein, protein MATIVALIVSIQTKVSDFYRENARDLPWRRPGTTAWGVLLSEVMSHQTPVARVAPVWEEWIDRWPTPAAFAAAGPDEVLRAWGSLGYPRRALRLLECARTLVDAHGGEVPRDVDTLLTLPGIGAYTARAVACFAYGANVAVVDTNVRRVYARAVAGTFLGAPRAGEIDDVAALLPATDGPVFSAGLMELGARVCTAANPACDQCPIIAECAWVAAGRPAPSAGELARRKVQKFAGTDRQVRGKIMKVLREADAPVPQSAIDLVWADAAQRSRALYSLLDDGLAAQDANGYFHLPR, encoded by the coding sequence ATGGCAACTATTGTGGCACTTATTGTGAGCATCCAGACGAAGGTGAGCGACTTTTACCGCGAAAACGCCCGTGACCTGCCGTGGCGGCGGCCCGGCACGACCGCGTGGGGCGTGCTGCTCAGCGAGGTGATGAGCCACCAGACCCCGGTCGCCAGGGTCGCGCCGGTGTGGGAGGAGTGGATCGACCGCTGGCCCACCCCGGCGGCGTTCGCCGCGGCCGGCCCCGACGAGGTGCTGCGCGCCTGGGGGTCGCTGGGGTACCCGCGCCGCGCGCTGCGCCTTCTCGAGTGCGCGCGCACGCTTGTCGACGCCCACGGTGGCGAGGTGCCGCGCGACGTAGATACGCTCCTCACATTGCCCGGCATCGGTGCGTACACCGCGCGCGCCGTCGCCTGCTTCGCCTACGGCGCCAACGTCGCCGTAGTGGACACGAACGTGCGCCGGGTCTACGCCCGCGCCGTTGCCGGGACGTTCCTGGGCGCGCCGCGGGCCGGCGAGATCGACGACGTCGCCGCGCTGCTTCCCGCGACCGACGGGCCCGTGTTCTCCGCCGGGCTGATGGAACTCGGAGCGCGCGTGTGCACCGCCGCCAACCCCGCGTGCGACCAGTGCCCGATCATTGCGGAGTGCGCCTGGGTGGCGGCGGGAAGGCCGGCCCCGAGTGCCGGGGAGCTAGCGCGCAGGAAGGTGCAGAAGTTCGCCGGCACCGACCGCCAGGTGCGCGGGAAAATCATGAAGGTCCTGCGGGAGGCCGACGCGCCCGTGCCCCAGTCGGCCATCGACCTGGTGTGGGCGGACGCGGCCCAGCGCTCCCGCGCCCTCTACTCCCTGCTTGACGACGGCCTCGCCGCCCAGGATGCAAACGGCTACTTCCACTTGCCCCGGTAG
- a CDS encoding DUF4236 domain-containing protein translates to MGIYFRQKKKLGKNSWLNLSTSGGSVSTKVGPVTVNSRGGVWVNLPGGLNYRGKWK, encoded by the coding sequence ATGGGAATCTACTTCCGCCAGAAGAAGAAGCTGGGCAAGAACTCCTGGCTCAACCTGTCCACGTCCGGCGGGTCCGTGTCCACCAAGGTCGGCCCCGTGACGGTGAATTCGCGCGGCGGCGTGTGGGTCAACCTGCCCGGCGGGCTGAACTACCGGGGCAAGTGGAAGTAG
- the zupT gene encoding zinc transporter ZupT produces the protein MNIGTTFDASAVAVAFTITLLAGISTGIGGVLVALKSNPSNRFLAGSLGFSAGVMIYISLMELLPGGIDDLAGVYGDRGDLYGVLAFFGGVLLIAVIDRLVPEPINPHEFPDEGGRLQASTTMMRAGLLTGVAIAIHNFPEGLATFIAALGDPTLALPIAVAIAVHNIPEGIAVAAPLREATGKKWRAAGWATLSGLAEPLGAAIGFLLLMPFMGPATLGLAFAAVAGIMVFISFDKLLPSAIATGAHHHCVYGVIAGMALMAGSLIALN, from the coding sequence GTGAACATTGGAACGACCTTTGACGCCTCGGCGGTGGCGGTGGCGTTTACCATCACGCTGCTCGCGGGCATCTCCACCGGCATCGGCGGCGTCCTGGTGGCGCTGAAATCCAATCCGTCGAACCGCTTCCTCGCGGGCTCCCTCGGCTTTTCCGCGGGCGTGATGATCTACATCTCGCTCATGGAGCTCCTGCCCGGCGGAATTGACGACCTCGCGGGAGTCTACGGCGACCGCGGCGACCTGTACGGGGTCCTCGCCTTCTTCGGGGGCGTGCTGCTCATCGCCGTGATCGACCGGCTGGTGCCCGAGCCCATCAACCCGCACGAGTTCCCGGACGAGGGAGGCCGCCTGCAAGCGAGCACGACGATGATGCGCGCCGGCCTGCTGACGGGCGTGGCCATCGCCATCCACAATTTCCCGGAGGGCTTAGCCACCTTCATCGCCGCGCTGGGCGACCCGACGCTGGCGCTGCCCATCGCTGTGGCCATCGCGGTGCACAACATTCCGGAGGGCATCGCCGTGGCCGCCCCGCTGCGGGAAGCCACCGGAAAAAAGTGGAGGGCCGCGGGCTGGGCAACGCTCTCCGGCCTTGCCGAACCTCTGGGCGCGGCCATCGGTTTCTTGCTGCTCATGCCGTTTATGGGGCCGGCGACCCTCGGCCTGGCATTCGCCGCCGTGGCGGGAATCATGGTGTTCATCAGCTTTGACAAGCTCCTCCCGAGCGCGATCGCGACCGGCGCCCACCACCACTGCGTCTACGGGGTCATCGCGGGCATGGCGCTGATGGCGGGCAGCCTCATCGCGCTCAA